ctcgtctatcaaaggccaattccttcacttccttataggacacgacgttcgcattctctttaatctgttccgtgtaagctcttcttggtcttccccttcctctctttctttgtagcttcccttctatgatgatAATTAAGTATCACAGGTGACCGGCCCATCACCCGTCCATTAACGGGTCAAAGAGTTACAACGaacacaattcctctgtcggtttttacaacatgcccTGGGAAGacaggcagctgaacgcattttatgttttttttagtcgGAGTCAGCCAGTCCATTAGAAGGATCGTCTTGTGACTTACCACATCCTCATTTGGTATAAGTACATGCTTTGGTAATATGTATGTGTGacttaagtatacttaattatttaagtgCATGTAGCTTGATATCAAAAGGAATACTTATAAGTCTACCTGCAGCATTTCAAAAACATACCAGCAATTCAATAAGTGTCAACTCTCGGGGAATGACGATACGTCTGTATCCAGGTAGACGTCGCTCCAACTCCTCTTGCCCCGGCGGTTGCTCAGGGTCCGGCGGAGGCATAGCTAGGACCCTAGCATGAAGAAAGTGTTTTTCATTATAATCAtcagataacggcctccgtggtccagttgttgagcattgggctccaCAGATAAACAAGCCCACAAGGAAATGATCGAGACAGGATTGGAGATTATGACACGGGCTGGCCGAAGAGATTCCTCGGGCACCGCACCTCGATGACTGGAATCGGTTCAAAGAGTTGACTGGGTaagaaataactttgtaagtacGTTAAAACAGCCAGGTAGTGGGCTCTACCTATTGTgtctttatgaaaaataaacatttacttaagCTTTTACTTATCTATAgcgttgagcgttggactcacgatccggaggccctgggttcgaatcccggtgggggcatatcacaaaaatcactttgtgaccccgagtttgattaggacattacaggctgatcacctgattgtccgaaagtaagacgattcatgcttcggaaggtacgttaagccgttgatcccggttactacttacttatgtaaatatgtagccGTTACTGAgtcatcaggggcctttggcggctcaatagtaaccctgacaccagggttgatgaggttggtaatccacctcacaatccacacgatagaagaagaagattatctgGAAATCGTCCACCGCTGGACATAGGCTCGCTACCAAGGCCAGGTATAAGAacacttttttaattaaaaaaaaaaattgccacCCTCGAGCGGTATCACAATTTTATGgagcaaagaaaaaaaagtagaaGCATAGTATTATGTAATGTTTGAACAATTATAAGGCCTTCTTCATTTACCGTTTTCTACATTTTCTGCTATCTataattaacattttaaaaatatgctGTGATTGCCAAACCTCTTGGGCGCCGGATACCTAAATAAAGGCGGAGCTCTGATGTTCTGGGGTTCAGGCGAGCTGGCGCTGGATATCTCTGACGGGGACGGTGAGGGGACAGCGCTGGGCGTCTGCGGAGCGCTGCCCAGCTCCATGCACGGAGCCTCGGTAATCGGCATTGTATTATCTAAACATAAAgataagtcactgtggtcctgtggtacggtcacgagcattaacatgtatacactttgttgtcatataccatgtcacattaacttttttgacaaattgaactgtaagtctcactaaatatcaaatatgttaatgcgacagagtcctaaagtgggtacattatattgctcatgaagtcatgactgtacaccggcttgcttctcaaactgggagcgccggcatagaataaggaataatactacgtatagaatggcaactctccgctccccagtagcggctgagctaggtttttctcaccccctcggtcttactttagtctttaatcgtatcGGCGGCAGACGTTACACAAACATATGCGcgagtacgataacgtcaatgcgtagtgtctgtgttttgtattaagtgtccggggtgtggagCCTTTTCTAACCCCGGTACCGTACTTGCACCAACgagctattatttttttaggtgcAGTTTTCTAACACATTAAGtatctcgaccattataaacggcgatacttaccacctatcacgttgttctaacagaatgctcggggAGGTATGGGTACTTGGATTATCTTACtatggatgtaggtacctctgactaccctattggaatatagtcatgagcttatgttaaatgTGTATTAAAGATAAGTAGTAGGTATTACTGTCTCCAGGCTCGTCATTCTAGTCCTGCAGAATTGATAAACTGAATACTTATGCTTTTACCCAGCATTGAGATTCAAGGATAGAGACAATATAACAAGATAAACCTgtctatcaaaaaataaaacttagtcAATAGTATTAAAGTTGAAGAGGAATAAATCAGCTGTAAAGATCATGTAGGTACTGTATTAACGTATAGAGGACTTGCTTTTCTGCATCTAGGTACCTATAGAAATCCTTGATTTCctttgtaaaattattatagCAACAATACACGGACAATacaatatatacttacatatcgTGTTCTCTTGGTAAGTTCCCGCTAAATAATTACTGGAACCACGTAAACAATTTACAAACTGTATCataaaacaaactttttatttagatttgttaAACTATTAATCAGTGATAATTTGacgaaattatttaaaaacctAAATATTTTTACTACAACATAATATTAAACGTTTACAAGTTGCTATTGGTAACGCTGAGGCGGCGAGGCTATTTAATGTCATGGCACTATGTCGCGCTCTGAATACACCTTTTTGCTAATGTCACCTCCACGATCGCACTTTATATTTTACGGAATGTCGGATGAGAcgcatattatatacataactCCGTATTAATAATACAATATGTCATATAGGTGGTATATATGATTAATAAGCCTGCCTGTGCTGTCTGTGTATGAGTACGCTCACTCCACTAGACGAAGGTTCCACTGTCACAGGATCACATCATTATTCGGAAGAAGCTCGACATTTTCCTTTTCAGCCTCTTTACAAAGTTATACTAAACTATTTACCTAGCCAATAAGGCTAGGTTAGGGTATGGCTATTATAACTATGAGAGATAAATACTGTGgtataaacataattttatgttGCTCCGTTACCTACGGATCATTATTGTTCATCTTAAAACTttatatcaaaatatattttaatataataatccattgcaagttgtcttgtaaATTTTAGGGTCTCTCCAGTTTACTAAGGATCACGAGCGTAGATATGTTATGCGGGCTGTCGCAGAAGTGTACAATGTTTGTATTATGTTTCTTTCCTTTTATAGCTCTCAGCATAGGCGAACAACATGGACAAATTACGAAGTATGTTGCGGGTGGGACGGGAAAGATGTCAGAGGAGGATTAGCACGCATCGAAGCGACGCCTGTGTCGTGTTGCTCTACGCCTATAACAGACAAGGCTGCAAACATAATGCATGTTTTAATCCTTTGCCTAACCAAATATGACATTCGATAGTATTTTGGAAGCGACTATATAACTGGCTTATGAAGATATAAAACCACTAAACTAAAGATGAACTATTGGATcggatattataaaaaaatttatTGAAGAATTTATTACTGAAATTTGACAAAAGAGAACTTAATTACATAAGACATTATTCATCGGATTTTACAACAAGATATAATACTGAAGACGTTATATTTCgtatttgacaaaataaattactGCTGAAGACCTTCCATATTGAAATTGAACAGCAAAGGAAATGTACTtaagactaggcagcatggtcttatgatcttagcctgacccacaaatgggcaaaagaaaaagaaatatgacATTCGAAAAAACTCAGTCCAGccagggcttttcggcgggaaacgggaacgggacagttgctttcttcattgaataatctaaataattaatacgaagtggtgttttgtggttaatgatcgcattaagttagtcggaagacattcgcgagtgttattatattggagtattcaataaacaaagtgtatctgcctattttcgcttcgtgccgggaagccgcttcataactcaaaagtttatgcggacttttgagttaattcgtttggggttcggagtaggagtctactccgagggtgggggcttaggtttcatcatcatcacctttcatcatttcatcaagaaaaaaaatacgtcagacatggctgtatgggcatagttccctttgccttaccctcttcggggaaaaccaaaacaaaaaaaaaaaaaaaatcagtccaGCCAGTTCCCGCCTTTTTCGCAGTCAAATTGGCAGGAAAGATTATTagtatttctttctattttttggGATTTTGAGCAGTATTTTTCGTTTATTCAGCACAATGAATATCAATGGCATTCATGATACTCACGGCGAATATCAGTATTTAAACCTTGTGAAACAAATCATCGACCAAGGTAAACGAATAACTATTTTATTGCCATAATATGCGCACCACACTATGTGCATATTTTGGCAAATATTATATTTGGCAAATATTATACTATTTCAGGCGATAAAAGAGTAGACAGAACACAAGTTGGTACCCTATCTATATTCGGAGCTATACAAAGGTATTCCTTAAGGAACAACACACTGCCCTTACTTACGACAAAGAGAGTCTTCACCAGAGGTGTTATTGAGGAGCTGTTGTGGATGATATCTGGTTCGACTGATTCCAAAGTTTTGGCTGCTAAAGGAGTACATATTTGGGACGCGAATGGCTCTCGACGTTTCCTTGATAATTTGGGTTTCACCAAGAGGGAAGAAGGTTAGTATCCATGTAAATACTACATTTAGAAATTAGAAATGAAATGAAGAAACTTCCTTATATTTATCAAATTATGTTTTAGGTGATCTTGGACCAGTCTATGGCTTCCAATGGAGGCACAGTGGAGCAAAGTATGTGGATTGTAAAACTAATTATGCTGGTCAAGGCATTGATCAACTCCAGAATGTTATTGATTTAATAAAGTAAggattgttaaaaaaaatgtgtatgcTTAATTAGTACCTTTATTTCAAATGGACTTGCCTAACAAAATATGATATTATTCACAGAAAAAACCCAGCCGATAGAAGGATGCTGATGTGTGCGTGGAATCCATCAGACCTTAACCAAATGGCTCTACCGCCTTGTCACTGCCTAGCTCAGTTCCATGTGGCAAGTGGTAGGCTATCCTGCTTATTGTACCAGAGAAGTGCAGACATGGGTTTAGGTGTGCCTTTCAATATTGCCAGCTATTCCTTGCTCACTCATATGATTGCCCACATTACAGGCCTTGAGGTAAGTTTCATTTCatattcttcttttatttatacAGAGTAGGACAGACAAAAGTACAGTACAGGTAAGCCCTAACAAAGAGGTCATCATCATTCATGTTGTAATTTAGTTTTATGAGGACATGTTCTAttgcacaaaaaaataaatatttttttgtgactaTTGGTGCAGACTCCACAGATTTCTGTGGTGTCTGATTTCTGTGCCGTCtgttgtgtgtgtttgtgtggtttttttttttacaatagacagcaaatcgtcgttgccaatGTAAAAGCTCTTATGCATCGCCCTCACCAAATCtattttttgtcaggatcaaatagtattttgctcctaaaacattcagtacaaactcttatgtacgtaaatatcaattatcttttaatattttttaacacacagtcatGCAAAAAAATTTCAGGAGGAAGATTTTTGTTAAAGTTGCTTGATTGCACATGATAGATTTTATATTGGCAACAACAAAATGTTATTGAGGCAAACTAATAATGTACGCCTATTACTTATAGCTCTTGATAGATCAGTGCTCCCCAATTGTCCAGCCAAGTTGTTAatgataaatctacaataaggcacaACATAAAAACCTAGAATATATGAACCCTAATAACTTTTTTTCATATTTACACATGACTAAAGAGTGAGAAGAGTTATTTATGATATTACAATCCAATGGAGATCAGAGGCCTTTTCTCATCATAGAGAGAGATTTTACACTTTGCAATACTAAGCTAAAaccctatttttttcttttataacttaactttgttctttttcaggCTGGTGAATTTGTTCACACTACTGGTGACACCCATGTGTACTTAAATCATATAGAACCACTTAAAAAACAACTCGAAAGAGAACCAAAACCATTCCCCACTTTAGAGTTTGCACGTAAAATTGAGTCCATTGATGATTTCAAATTTGaagattttataattaaaggataTAATCCTCACCCTAAAATTGACATGGAAATGGCTGTGTAATGTAAAAATTAGTCTAATTctaagaatttttcaaaatgtatGTAATTTGACAAAATACATgttgtaaatatgtataaaacctGCATTAGAAATATGCATTATGGGAATACCTACTAGGGAAAGCCCAGTTTTGAGAAATAGATATTTGTGAGTTAAATGTTTGTGAAAAGTGGATTTTTCGAATTATTTTGGGAATAAAATACCTTTATTTTATTCCCAAAATTATCTGGAATAAGTGggaaataaatgataattacaataatatctGCCAttgataaattttatttattattaattcaaatgttaaaaataaaaccccTTAGATATAATGAATGGCAAACAATCTTAAAATATCTAAGTGATGCTactcattaattattataataaaatgatacCATTATTCACTTTGTAAAATTTTACAATATCTTAACAAATTCATAATTTTGTCATCTTACAGTTAATTAACATTTTGTACATCATTTTTCAATCTTTGATTTACCATTATGTACAATATTGCagtgtaaaaataatttcatgatGATTTGCTGAATTCAAgatcatattttataaataattattgctatAATTGAGAAAAACAATGTACAATAACTTGTGGCATTGTAATTTATAAGAATAATTTGTTAAGACACATTTGAGACTGCTTTCAACACATCTGGTCGTCTTGTGACGGCATCTGGAAACAAACAGACAACATAATAATGAATCACACATGCATAATGCTATCTGACAATTgcactttataaattaataaatatgaagGTGTATAAAACCATGAAGGGGTAGCTttcacacaaaaatatttaGTCTCATTATAGATTTCATGTATGATTTGGGAAGGATGTAATAGTgattttttcatattattttaaaacaacattttgGTCAAATGTACTTTGTCTTTGCTTTCACTATACTAGGGTGTGAAATTATCAatgtatacttaaatgtagaTGAGGTAAAATAACATTTGACAGTCTGCTTCTAAAGTGATCCATTGGCATCAGAAGAATAAACAAATTACCTGTGGAATGGACTCGTCCAACCTACTGCTAGGGACAGGCAATGCTGCAAGCTGCTCTACCAAGGCCATTGTCATCTCTGATTCCACTGTTACTTCAACCCACAAGGTATCTGAAATCAACCACATACCTAACAATTTTGTTGTTGTGGAACTTACTTCACAACCAGTTTGTATGAGAATATTTTCAGTTGCTAGTTTCTAATGATAAACCACCTCAATACTGCATATACACATTCTTTATTATCAATgatattacatacttatttattacgttAAAAACTTTGTTTCGAAATTCATTGAACCAATAGGTCAGTGACACTATTGACTATATATTTGTGACACTAGATAGTGTGACTAGTATTTTATCTAAGAGCTACTAAATATTTGTACTTAATGATTTTatgaacaaataaattaatatagctaacatttatatttacttacccCCAATTTGTTCACCTTTTTCTGTAACTAAATGGAAATAGCCTCTGTGAGTTCCTGGTGTTGTTGGTGCTACTAATTTTAAGGTGATGGTGGTGGAATGTCCAGCGGGGAGGGGAGGCATGTACATCGGAGTAGCACCTAGGGGTTCACCACCTGCCTGAATCAGTCTACAACTGCCAGGCCAAGCCTCTGCTCCAGTGTTAGCAATACTCCAGTTCTGTTCAAAACTGTAAACCaaatttcatttaattatttcACTATATTGTGCAATAACATATTAAATTATGTActataaattaatgaataactgAATCCAATTCCAAAATAGGTTCCATTAAAAAAATGATAGTGAATTATCTACTTAATGTTAATACAGTATCTATCTAACAATACCTAGACAAGTAAATGGCCTTAAAACAGTACATATTGTGTCGGTAACCTCTGGCTTGACCTTTTACTACATACACAGGTTGTTCTATAGAAAGCAGTTacaaaatatataggtatattaagAAAATACCAAGCGCCTGGTCCCACAGCAGTCTCCTGTGCTTGAGCTGCCTTCAAAGACATAGATGGAAGTTTTGGGGGTAGTGTATAATCTAAATAACAACATATTGCAGCCTGCAAATTCCTGAAAAAAAGGGAATAATACATTGCATAGTTTTACATCTTCATTTGAAAACAGAcataaaaaccttaaaaaagtAGAAAGATTTCTTACCAATTACTCATATCCAAGAAAAAACTTGCTGTATTATAGTTCAAACTAGGGCCTAAAAGTCTTTGCATTTGGCTTATAAGTTCCTCTCTATCAGTAGTGTTCATACAACTAAACTGCAACAGCAAGTTCTGGTCAATCTCACCAGAGATAGAGGAACCGTCGACGTCCATGGTGGCGATATCACAAGGCACTTTTTGTGTATTTCACCAATCCAAGGAATGACATGCCCTTTGTTTACGTTCGTCAGCTGACTGGACGAATTGTTTCTCTTACGGAAGACACCTCACACAAATAAATGGTCATAAAATCGAATATGaccaaattataattaaacactTAATCATTAAATGCAGGCCAATAAAACTGGAACAAATATTTGTCGCATATTTACGACGAAAACGAATGTCAAATTATTCACTCGAAGGCCtctgtcaatttttttttaataatttgaagAATAACATAAAGCGTTTGGATACACGAGATTTTGTAAGCAATTCTGATTATTTGATTCTCATGAATCGAGAATATACATTTTAAATGAGATgctaatttgtttttgaaaaatttCATTCTGATCTGATTTtcatcaacaaaaaataaaacagacaaGCTACTAATATTCCAGGTAAAAACTGAGACTACATTTTTTAACCTTGATTGAAGAACCAGCATGTCTGTTGTGTGgtgttattaacaaaaataacaccGCATCAGAGTGTATTATTGAAATGCGTAAATGTGTTCAAAGAATTTTTCGAAAAATCGAACCCTGCTCAAACTTCATTTAACTATTATCGATACTGAATCGATAACGTAACTAATCGATATCGTAACTGGAACACAAACATGACACCTGTCatgtcatgtctgtctgtcataACGACAGTCAACAGGCGCAAGCGCAGCTTGTAACAAATATCCTGTTTCGTGATCGTTTGTTACGTTTTCTCTCAAAATATAATCATATAATGTGATGATATGTGGTTCGGTCGCGTTGAGCAAATGAATAATGCTCCCGTCATGCGGAACCATCGCTCGAAAAGAGGAGAAAGTCTCGTGTGAAATCGGAGAGTTGCCTTCAATGATGTGGAAGAGGTCGATTGTGCAAGCGGCGGGTGGCGCGCGGGCTGCGGCCCTCGCGTTGGTGCTGACACTCGCCGCCGTGAGTACCTTAATCTCCTCCACCATACACCCTCATTCCTGTCACTACAATACTGGCCTTGAACTACCCATACACAAATCACAATCTATCTTAACAATGCCTTGCTCTACCCATTATGTGAATGTTCAAGAGATGTCTAAACTTTGTTTGTGTGTAACTATTcgatttatcttaaacctaatCATGAGGTTTTAGTAATATAGTCCTGTTTTTGTATGATAATCCAGCGTTCCGCTCGTGTTTCTGTCCGCTTGGACTTCTATTATTAAACAGTGCCTATAGAACTCAGGACTAGTGAAGTTTTCAACtgaattttttaaattctttccATAGCTCCAGAAGTTACTTCCTCCAAACACACTCACAAAATTAGGTATGGTTTTAGGTATAGTTTGTAATATTATTAACCATGAGGTTTTAGTAAAATAGTTTTGGTTTTGTGTACCAAACTAGCTTTTTCTACTTCTAGCTGGTTTTCTActggtgatttttttttaaatcaagatacctaagtacctaatttcagagattaataataattcctaCAAACAAAGTTACCAATGTGGAGAAGCACCACTTGGTAGTAACATGTGCACAACAACTTATAAACCATGTATGTTATCTTTTATATGAAGATATGACTGAAAAGTCCTGTAATATATACCCAAGAGTGTGACTTTCCAAACATTTGtaatgttaaattaaattaatataggAAAATTATTAGCAGAattcttacttttaaaaatgcAATCAAAGCTGACTAACTAACCAGACAATATATAGtagttaaaaacttaaaagtaaaaacCATGAAATTCCACTTTTCTGATTCTGTTTTCTGATTTGACATGAAACAGCAACAGCTACTTTTCTGATAAgtacaccactttcgcttcttccacccTCATCAATATCATAATAATAGAGATACTTATTAAGTTTTCCTAttgttattatacttacataagtaggtaggtatattattaaataaagttaaTTCTGTGGTATTAGAACCTAAAATGAAAACACAAAACtgtctaagtaggtactttgtatTTCTAACCAGTTTTAGATTTTAACATACCTATAtccctaataaaataaacattcccATTGAtaatcacgcccatttcccactggggtaagcagagactatggaattccatttgcttcctgtcatacctatattacttcatccacatacctaccactTTATCTACCAAatcaaattggggatgtccataaaaaggtttagtacttTTAACTCtgcaccggcgtgcgtgtatgaaatgattgatgaataaaaaagaaaaacataattatcaacAGTTCCCAAAAAAGTAATCTTTCTTTTCACAAATAGTGCATGTGGAAACCATGTGATTGCGCGGATCTGGTGATTGAGATCCCGTCCGCGGGTCCAGGCGCGGCGGCCGACCCCGGCGCGCACTACCGGCTGGACTACTACCCTCCGCACGGCAAGCCTGCTCCAAACCACACCGTGCAAGCCCGAGCATCCACCATTAACTTTCAGGGGCTCCCAGGCACCAA
The genomic region above belongs to Pectinophora gossypiella chromosome 4, ilPecGoss1.1, whole genome shotgun sequence and contains:
- the LOC126366530 gene encoding thymidylate synthase — its product is MNINGIHDTHGEYQYLNLVKQIIDQGDKRVDRTQVGTLSIFGAIQRYSLRNNTLPLLTTKRVFTRGVIEELLWMISGSTDSKVLAAKGVHIWDANGSRRFLDNLGFTKREEGDLGPVYGFQWRHSGAKYVDCKTNYAGQGIDQLQNVIDLIKKNPADRRMLMCAWNPSDLNQMALPPCHCLAQFHVASGRLSCLLYQRSADMGLGVPFNIASYSLLTHMIAHITGLEAGEFVHTTGDTHVYLNHIEPLKKQLEREPKPFPTLEFARKIESIDDFKFEDFIIKGYNPHPKIDMEMAV
- the LOC126366538 gene encoding protein ILRUN, which encodes MDVDGSSISGEIDQNLLLQFSCMNTTDREELISQMQRLLGPSLNYNTASFFLDMSNWNLQAAICCYLDYTLPPKLPSMSLKAAQAQETAVGPGACFEQNWSIANTGAEAWPGSCRLIQAGGEPLGATPMYMPPLPAGHSTTITLKLVAPTTPGTHRGYFHLVTEKGEQIGDTLWVEVTVESEMTMALVEQLAALPVPSSRLDESIPQMPSQDDQMC